One Raphanus sativus cultivar WK10039 unplaced genomic scaffold, ASM80110v3 Scaffold0155, whole genome shotgun sequence DNA segment encodes these proteins:
- the LOC108829876 gene encoding thylakoid lumenal 19 kDa protein, chloroplastic, producing the protein MATKIFSPTPPVISATSATNKTPVLPKAIVSRCLGTSLSAVVAATAVLTMVPALPAAGEGNQAYKLYYGTAASAANYGGYGGNSDRKTSAEYVYDVPEGWKERLVSKVEKGTNGTDSEFYNPKKRTEKEYLTFLSGFRQLAPRDVILNNLALSDVELQDLIASADKVVSDEKKDEETGQVYYLYEIDGVGKHSLITVTCAKNKLYAHFVNAPAPEWNRDQDTLTHLRDSFKTVSSSS; encoded by the coding sequence atggCCACTAAAATCTTCTCTCCAACTCCTCCCGTCATCTCCGCCACCTCAGCCACCAACAAAACGCCGGTCCTCCCCAAGGCGATAGTATCGCGATGTCTAGGAACCTCTCTTTCTGCCGTCGTCGCCGCGACTGCCGTCCTGACGATGGTACCGGCGTTGCCTGCTGCGGGTGAGGGAAACCAAGCTTACAAATTATACTACGGGACAGCAGCGAGCGCGGCGAACTATGGCGGATACGGAGGGAACTCGGACAGGAAGACATCGGCGGAGTATGTTTACGACGTGCCGGAAGGGTGGAAGGAGAGACTGGTGTCGAAAGTGGAGAAGGGCACAAACGGAACAGACAGCGAATTCTACAACCCGAAGAAGAGGACAGAGAAGGAGTACCTTACGTTCTTGTCGGGGTTCAGACAGCTGGCGCCGAGGGATGTGATCCTCAACAACCTTGCCTTGTCGGACGTGGAGCTCCAGGATCTGATAGCAAGCGCTGATAAAGTGGTGTCTGATGAAAAGAAAGATGAAGAGACAGGGCAGGTGTACTATCTGTACGAGATCGATGGAGTAGGGAAGCACAGTCTGATAACCGTCACGTGCGCTAAGAACAAGCTATATGCCCATTTCGTCAACGCCCCTGCGCCCGAGTGGAACCGCGACCAAGACACATTAACCCACCTTCGGGACTCCTTCAAGAccgtatcttcttcttcttga
- the LOC108829875 gene encoding fasciclin-like arabinogalactan protein 3 — MGLKASSSLLCLTILFGVSSIVSAVNITRALEKYPEFSTMIELFAKTELTPIINKRQTITVLALSNDAIGSISGRPEEELKNVLMNHVVLDYFDELKLKALKDRSTLLTTLYQSTGLGQQQNGFLNCTKTNGKIYFGSGVKGAPQTAEYITTVFRNPYNLSVIQISMPIVAPGLGSPVNVPPPPPMSSPPSPSPKKAATTPAPGPSEEEDYADSPPGAAPEAAPASAPSEDGSPAPAPGNAGKKKMAAADEVEPPTSASNTGLSFGAVLVLGFLVSFVGF; from the coding sequence ATGGGTCTCAAGGcttcctcttctctcctctgtCTCACCATCTTATTTGGTGTTTCTTCCATTGTATCAGCGGTTAACATAACCCGAGCACTCGAGAAATACCCTGAATTCAGCACTATGATCGAGCTTTTCGCCAAGACCGAGCTTACACCAATTATCAACAAACGTCAGACAATTACCGTGCTGGCTCTTAGCAACGATGCTATCGGTTCCATTTCTGGTAGACCCGAGGAGGAGCTCAAGAACGTTCTTATGAATCATGTAGTTCTTGACTACTTTGATGAACTCAAGCTCAAGGCACTCAAGGACAGGAGCACATTGCTCACTACTCTTTACCAATCTACCGGTTTGGGCCAGCAGCAAAACGGTTTCCTCAACTGCACCAAAACTAACGGAAAGATTTACTTCGGGTCTGGTGTGAAAGGCGCTCCTCAAACCGCTGAATACATCACAACCGTGTTTCGCAACCCGTACAATCTCTCTGTGATCCAAATCAGCATGCCCATTGTGGCTCCTGGACTCGGATCTCCTGTTAACGTTCCTCCACCACCACCCATGTCATCACCACCGTCTCCATCTCCCAAGAAGGCTGCAACCACTCCAGCTCCTGGACCATCTGAGGAGGAGGATTACGCAGATTCTCCTCCTGGTGCAGCTCCAGAAGCCGCACCTGCATCAGCCCCATCAGAAGATGGTTCTCCTGCTCCGGCTCCTGGGAATGCTGGTAAGAAGAAAATGGCAGCAGCTGATGAAGTTGAACCACCTACTTCTGCTTCTAACACCGGTTTGAGTTTTGGTGCTGTTCTGGTTCTCGGGTTTTTGGTTAGTTTTGTTGGGTTCTAA